A single Anopheles arabiensis isolate DONGOLA chromosome 2, AaraD3, whole genome shotgun sequence DNA region contains:
- the LOC120893641 gene encoding L-threonine ammonia-lyase, producing MQVSSVTTQMASAKLTARPSAAERPTAAGQNGHEAGVNGAPAGAPTAATTEPEIVDPFCNADNPQIITFQDVTSAAFKIRKGVELTPCVKSHFSDLIDMDIYLKKEFLQFTGSFKERGARYALLMLSDEQKKTGVISASLGNHAQGLSYHGWKLGIPVTVVMPLKASLMKIQKCRNYHANVVVQGADMGEAKRIALKMAHDRGLTYINGYDHPHIMSGQGTIGLEIVEQVSDIDAVVVPVGGGGLIAGVATAIKNLSPNTKIIGVESEKCPSFTRALENKSPVFVANQETLADGLAVPQVGYNAYATTVPLLDKMIVVKEEWIALAILRLVELEKCVVEGAGAAGLAAILAGHLDEFIGKRVVLLICGGNIDTTMFGKCLERGMAAEGRLQRFTVTVSDGPGGVAKLCNLLASLGVSIKDIMHERAFIRDIHHVEVKVICETRDWEHSKEMRRVLQEKYSKVHFYDMPMAITE from the exons ATGCAAGTGTCATCCGTAACGACGCAAATGGCTTCCGCGAAGCTGACAGCTCGCCCGTCGGCGGCAGAGCGGCCGACAGCAGCAGGCCAAAATGGGCACGAGGCCGGCGTGAACGGTGCACCCGCCGGCGCCCCAACAGCCGCAACGACCGAGCCGGAAATCGTCGATCCGTTTTGCAATGCGGACAATCCGCAGATAATCACCTTCCAGGACGTAACGTCCGCGGCGTTCAAAATCAGAAAAGGTGTCGAGCTGACGCCGTGCGTG AAATCACACTTCTCCGACCTGATCGACATGGACATCTACCTGAAGAAGGAATTTCTGCAGTTTACTGGCAGCTTCAAGGAGCGTGGAGCGCGCTACGCGTTGCTAATGCTGTCGGacgagcagaaaaaaacgggCGTCATCTCGGCCTCCCTCGGGAATCATGCGCAG GGTCTGTCCTATCACGGCTGGAAGCTGGGCATCCCGGTGACGGTCGTGATGCCGCTGAAGGCTTCGCTGATGAAAATCCAGAAATGCCGTAACTATCACGCTAATGTCGTCGTACAG GGAGCGGACATGGGCGAGGCTAAAAGGATTGCACTGAAAATGGCACACGACCGGGGACTCACGTACATTAACGGGTACGACCATCCGCACATCATGTCCGGTCAGGGCACGATCGGGCTGGAGATCGTGGAGCAGGTCAGCGACATCGACGCCGTTGTGGTGCCGGTCGGTGGCGGCGGACTGATTGCCGGTGTTGCAACTGCCATCAAAAATCTCAGCCCTAATACCAAAATCATC GGTGTCGAGTCGGAGAAGTGTCCCAGCTTCACGCGAGCGCTCGAGAACAAGAGTCCAGTGTTTGTCGCGAACCAGGAAACGCTGGCGGACGGGTTGGCAGTGCCGCAGGTAGGGTACAACGCGTACGCCACGACCGTGCCGCTGCTGGACAAAATGATCGTCGTGAAGGAGGAGTGGATTGCGCTGGCGATTCTGCGACTGGTCGAGCTGGAAAAGTGTGTGGTGGAGGGAGCGGGTGCCGCCGGCCTGGCAGCCATTTTGGCCGGCCATCTGGATGAATTCATTGGAAAACG AGTGGTGCTGCTAATTTGCGGAGGCAATATCGATACGACCATGTTCGGCAAATGTCTCGAGCGTGGCATGGCTGCCGAGGGCCGTTTGCAGAG ATTCACCGTCACCGTCAGCGATGGACCGGGCGGTGTAGCTAAGCTGTGCAATCTGCTCGCCAGCCTGGGCGTTTCCATCAAGGACATAATGCACGAACGTGCCTTCATTCGTGATATTCACCATGTAGAG GTGAAAGTGATTTGTGAAACACGTGACTGGGAACATTCAAAGGAAATGCGCAGGGTGCTGCAGGAAAAGTATAGCAAAGTTCACTTCTATGACATGCCAATGGCGATCACCGAATAG